Part of the Desulfolutivibrio sulfoxidireducens genome is shown below.
CCCTGATCAAAAAGCTGGCCCAGAAGGGTTTCCGGGCCGAGGTGCGCCAGGCCCGCATCAAGGACAAGGACGTCTACCGCATCGCGGTGACGCTACGCGGGACCGAGCGGGAGATCAGCGCCGACCTGGAAAAAACGGGTGAAAAAGGACCTATACTTCTCGGGAAAAAACCCTTATGAGGATGCCCCCGCTTTCGCCGGGAGACTCCCCCACAAAAGAGGACCGCACATGCAGCACATGTCTTTCGTCCCGACCAAGGCTTTCTTCACCAGGGGCATCGGCCGCCATAAAAACAAGCTCCAGTCGTTCGAGCTGGCCTTACGCGACGCCGGGATCGAAAAACTCAACCTCGTGTACGTCAGCAGCATCTGCCCGCCCAACTGCACCGTTCTTCCTCTGGAGGAAGGGGTCAAGCTGTTGAATCCCGGGCAGATCACCTTCTGCGTCATGGCCAGAAACGCCACCGACGAAAAGAATCGTCTGGTGGGTTCGGCCGTGGGCATGGCCTTTCCCGCGGACAAGGACAACTACGGCTACATTTCGGAGCATACGTCGTTTGGTTCCGAGGAACGCGAAATCGGAGACTTCGCCGAGGATCTGGCCTCCACCATGCTGGCCACCACGCTGGGCATCGATTTCGACCCGGAAACGGCCTACGACGAACGCCGGGAAATCTATCTCATGAGCGGCAAGATCGTGGATTCGGCCTCCATGCCCTGCGTGACCACGGGTGTGGCCGGTCTGTGGACCACCACCATCTCCGCCGTGGTCTTTCTGCCGTAAGCCCCAAGGTCGCCGCGTGGACAGAAAAGCGCGCGCCGCCAT
Proteins encoded:
- a CDS encoding pyruvoyl-dependent arginine decarboxylase, which translates into the protein MQHMSFVPTKAFFTRGIGRHKNKLQSFELALRDAGIEKLNLVYVSSICPPNCTVLPLEEGVKLLNPGQITFCVMARNATDEKNRLVGSAVGMAFPADKDNYGYISEHTSFGSEEREIGDFAEDLASTMLATTLGIDFDPETAYDERREIYLMSGKIVDSASMPCVTTGVAGLWTTTISAVVFLP